One Serinus canaria isolate serCan28SL12 chromosome Z, serCan2020, whole genome shotgun sequence DNA window includes the following coding sequences:
- the LOC127061079 gene encoding maestro heat-like repeat-containing protein family member 7, with the protein MAMWKTIMCSSRTVELVQLTLLDVLGSWPEHSTCTSDGDDSGVFALAATVVMWKILQVPCIPRILKVYFPRLFVHLLFQVFFSTLDMPEEVDTFWKQCQEEHGLATSPNRFAVQTLKSLLCLLRREDVVVAMERRRGWDMLLSVDAHHFAVALLGK; encoded by the exons ATGGCCATGTGGAAGACCATCATGTGCTCGTCCAGGACTGTGGAGCTGGTGCAGCTGACactcctggatgtgctggggagctggccAGAGCACAGCACGTGCACCTCCGATGGGGACGATTCGGGTGtctttgccctggct GCAACCGTGGTGATGTGGAAGATCCTCCAGGTGCCCTGTATCCCACGGATATTGAAGGTGTATTTCCCCCGCCTCTTTGTGCATCTGCTCTTCCAAGTGTTCTTCAGCACTCTGGATATGCCAGAGGAGGTCGATACCTTCTGGAAGCAATGCCAGGAAGAGCACGGCCTTGCCACCAGCCCAAACAG gtttgCAGTGCAGACCCTgaagtccctgctctgccttctgcGGCGTGAGGATGTGGTGGTGGCAATGGAACGCAGGCGTGGCTGGGACATGCTGCTCTCTGTTGATGCCCACCACTTTGccgtggctctgctgggcaagTGA
- the LOC108963754 gene encoding uncharacterized protein LOC108963754 codes for MSQNLQSEHRARCYLALRGLVVLGKNPLMAEKMGSLTESLVELLEENDSDMVRMTILLLRYLLLDNGAPIPTPIALQLAEALLPLFDCDDSQVQLSSMCVFQEMLDLLMQEGRKALKSHVCQSLLPLYFHCHDENQLVAEASREMLHSSARFLKRRDLDQVLQVDQTWRFGESLLAEDRSRAAEHLRRALRYLQSPQEPLREAAIRFMGMAGQHLRGKKEELQLICSALEHLTEDISSVMSDMAYQTLCVLQALQSERYTLFQRLQDQFHRSGWAGAGAAGIPARAVPGDGHEPFARQEAPSVSSCPCAAGWIAEGSEVPLARAPLELLWGCGAAAGQLGRAGGDPEGTGHREALSNWVSEAISSPLAAALLLLELTCKTDPGRSGTNSISVVGNLWGDWCGMQRFRDITRQPI; via the exons ATGTCACAGAACCTGCAGAGCGAGCACAGGGCGAGGTGTTACTTGGCCCTCAGAGGCCTCGTAGTGCTGGGCAAGAATCCCTTGATG GCTGAAAAAATGGGGAGCCTGACGGAAAGTCTtgtggagctcctggaggaaaATGACAGTGACATGGTCAGGATGACCATTCTTCTACTCCGATATTTGCTCCTGGATAATGGTGCCCCAATACCCACCCCCATCGCCCTGCAGCTGGCCGAGGCGCTCCTGCCACTTTTTGACTGC GATGATAGCCAGGTGCAGCTGAGCTCCATGTGTGTCTTTCAAGAGATGCTGGACTTGTTAATGCAAGAGGGAAGAAAGGCCCTGAAGTCCCACGTGTGCCAGAGCCTGCTCCCACTCTACTTCCACTGCCATGATGAGAATCAGCTTGTAGCTGAG gcctCCCGGGAAATGCTACATTCTTCAGCCAGATTCCTGAAGAGGAGGGATCTCGATCAAGTGCTACAGGTGGATCAGACATGGAGGTTCGGCGAGAGCCTG ctggcagaggacaggagTAGAGCGGCCGAGCACCTGCGCCGGGCCCTGCGctacctgcagagcccacaggagccCCTGCGAGAGGCGGCCATCAGGTTCATGG GGATGGCCGGGCAGCACCtgagggggaagaaggaagagctcCAGCTGATCTGCAGTG CCCTTGAACACCTGACGGAGGACATCAGCAGTGTCATGTCAGACATGGCATACCAAACTTTGTGtgtcctccaggccctgcagagTGAGCGATATACCCTCTTCCAGAGGCTGCAAGATCAATTCCACAGG agcGGCTGGGCAGGGGCCGGAGCTGCGGGGATCCCTGCGAGAGCGGTGCCTGGAGATGGCCATGAGCCTTTTGCCAGGCAGGAAGCGCCATCCGTGTCCTCCTGCccatgtgctgctggctggattGCTGAGGGCTCCGAGGTGCCTCTGGCTAgggctcctctggagctgctgtggggctgtggtgctgctgccgGGCAGCTTGGCCGGGCTGGGGGAGAccctgaggggacagggcacCGGGAAGCCCTGAGCAATTGGGTGTCAGAGGCCATAAGCAgccccctggcagctgccttgctcctgctggagctgactTGCAAGACGGATCCTGGGCGCTCTGGAACTAACAGCATCAGTGTTGTTGGAAACCTGTGGGGGGATTGGTGTGGGATGCAGAGGTTCAGGGACATCACACGACAACCAATATGA